In Prinia subflava isolate CZ2003 ecotype Zambia chromosome 8, Cam_Psub_1.2, whole genome shotgun sequence, the genomic window TGCCCCGCGCTGCTGGAGACCAGGAGGTGCCGCATGAAGAAGCACTGCCCGGGAGGTGAGCACCACGccgccggggctggggacagctttGTGAGCCCGAGGGTCGCTGCAGGAGGACCGTGGCAGCAGGGGTCTGGCAGTGGCCGGCCAGCCATGCTGTCATCTCCCAAGCATTTTGAAATTCTGGGTAAAGCCGTCATCTCAGGCACATGTGCTGAGCAGCCCtagggctggctgctcccaccTGGCAGTCCCCGAGACTGCCTGGGACGAGCTGGTGTCCCCTTCCATGTtggactgggctgggctgggcactggcACGAACTGCTGTGGTGGGATGTGGCTGCCGAGCTCCGGCTCCCATCCTGCCACGACGCAAAGGGAGGCTTTCTGTACTGCAGCTGTGGGTAAGGAGGGTTGAGACACAGGGGAGGTTCCTGCAAAAACCTCTGAGCTCCCCAAAAGCTGGAACACGTGTGGAGCAGGAGGGCATCACCCAGGAGATTTCTGATGGCCAGAGTGTTGGGAGACACCCCAGGGCACAGTCGCCCTCCATGGCTCATCTGGCCAGATGTTCACTCATGCTCCTGCACTTCCCCCCACCTCATTCCCAGGCTGGGGGCTCCCTGGCTCAGGGATCTCCCCACCTTTGACACACCAGACCCACTGCAGGGTCTGTCCAGGCAGTGCGTGCACGGGTGCAGGGCTGGCGACGGGAACCAGGACGTGGCTGATGTCATTTTTGGATGCAGGCGCCTGGACTGAAGCTACCCTAATAAATCTCCACTTAATAACTGGCAGAAAGGGGGATGCATGAGATACCGATCTCTAGTGCCTGGCAGCAGATCTGAGGCGCGGCGGGTTGCGGTTCGGAGCTGCGGGATCACTCTGTGCCGTGGGATGGACTGGCCGGCACCGCCAGCGTGGCGGGGATCAGAGAGGACAgggctgtgagggtggagaggaaAAGGATGAAGAAGGGGGGAGACAGCAGAGGACGTGCGTGCTGGGCGAGGGCCACGGAACCAGGAGAGAGGCTTCATCCCAGAACCATCAATCATAAGTAATATTTTCCTGCTGACAGTGCAGAGGAGCTGATTCCCTTCCCCACCCAGGTCCCAACTCACGTCTTTGGGGTGCCAGGTGGCATCAGTTGTGAGGAtgttcccctccctgctggtgTGTGCCAGCTCCAGACCCGCAGAGCTGGTGACAGCTTGATGCAAGAAATTTAATGTGAGAGGGCAGGCTGCTCCGGAGCACTGTGTCCTGGAGCACCGTGcccatgccctgccctgccctgcctggcacacagcaggTCCCACTGACAGGGActgctgtgccagtgtttcagcACCTCATCCCGTGAAATTACTGGGAAGGCACTGGCACCCCAGAAAAGTGCTTGGCCTCCTGCCTCTGTCTGTGTTCCTGCAAGCTGGAAGCCCTGGGGCTACAGTGATGGGCTCAGGGACTGGCAGGACTCTGCTCTTGAGGCTTGAAGCTGTCTGGGATCAGCTTCAGAGACAGGCCTGTTCCCTGTCCAGCAGAGGAATCCCATGAGTGCCCCCCAAGCAGCCCCCTCAGCAGAGAGAAGCCCCTCCATGTCTCGCACTCCTGGGCAGGCTGTTCGgagtccctgccatggcagagcaTGCGTCTGCCCTCGCTCCCAGCCTCCTGCCCGCCTGGCCAAGTGCTGGGTTATGGGATCCAGATGCTGGAGGAGGACGAGGAGTTCACTTGATGCATCTGAgacacccccagcccaggcGAGCCAGGGCAGGCGGCCGAACCCGACTGTGTGATGAGAGATTTGTGCCACCACTTCTGAGCCATCCAGGCGGCTGGAAGGGAAAAGCCTCCACGCTTGGCCGGGGCACAAACCCCTTGCACTGCTGTAAATCTGCCTTGGGTGTCTGTCCCGCTCTCCAGACGCTTGGCGTGCGTGCTGTGCCCTCTCCTTTGTGGGTGGCAACTGTCTGGAGATCAGAGCCGAGAAATAGGGATTCAGAGCCAGGCAGGACAAGAACTGGAGCCCTCAGAagggactggggacagcagtgctggcacacgCAGCACCAGGGACAGTCGTGGCCCTTTGTGCTCCTCATACCACTGAACCCCCCATGTGACTCTAATTGTGGGTGCAGAGGGACAAGGACCAACAAAGCTGCCCAGTTTTGGGGGCAACCATTCTGATCCATAGCATGGACTCCCCCTCCCACTGGAGCTCATGGCACAGCAGGGTTTATCCTGAATCTCTGTTACTTTGGTGTCTCAGCACCAACACCTCAGCCAGCTGGAGGGTGTGTGGCAGCTTCTTGGGGTGGGCAAAGATTTGGCTCTCAGCAGCCTGACCCTGGAAAGCTGGCAGTGGGTTTACCTGGGATGCATCCAGGCTCCACCAGCACTCTGGTTGTGCCACTAGGATGGGGACAATCCACACGTGGAGAGCATTCGCAGGGAGAGAGAATTAGCACCAATGCAAGGATGCACTCCAAAGCCATCCTGCTTCCCACCATGCCCAAATCCTCCCAGGGGCTGTCTGGGTCTCGTGGTGCTGAGCAGGTTCCCACTTTGGGCTGTTGGTGCAGCCACTGCCCCTCTCCAGCACCCACAGTCCTTGCTCAGAGAGAAGCTGGGTTTTCTCCAGGAAGCTTCTGCTTGGTTGAGCTGCCCAACTCCATTCCTAGGGATTTTGGGGTACCAGGACTGGGAGTCCAGCCATAGGAGATGCCAGTGTCCCTCTGCCCATGCCATCAGCACACCCAGAGCCCCCACAGACCCACACTGCTGTTTCATGACCAGGAGAGggctctggggtccccaaaaTCATAAACACCCTGAGAGAGGATATGGGATCAGCATCCCATGGATGGGGCTCTGGTCAGATCGTGTTGCCTGGCCAACGAGCAAGCTCtacttttctcctcctttttctgtTGCAGAGAAAACCGAACccaaaaataaaggcaaaaagcGACAGAAGAAGCCGAAGACAGAAAGGCACACGGGCACCTagcaggcaccagcacagaaaaTGGGGCACCATGGCAGGagctcccagccagctcctgccatgATGCTCCAGCCACATCACCCTTGTTTTTctatccacaaaaaaaaaaaattgcacaatTTTCTCTGCCCCCCATCCCCCTTTTCTTTTGAGACAATTTATGGCCTGTAAAACATATCCTTTTCAGAAAATCTAATTTGCAATGTCCAAAGCAAAGCCCTAGGGCTTGGGGAAGGGGTGGCTTCTTTATTCCTCTGGTCTTCCCTCTCCCCTAGcctgctccatcccttcccttcctccagatggggtgggatggggttaGGCCAGGGTTGGACCCTGCTAATGAAGCTGATGTCTGCCTGGAGAgtgttccccagggctgggagatgcCCTGGCTCCACAGGGTCCTGATTTTATGGGAGTGCTGGGGGGCACAGCACACcactgagctgctccaggtgctgtCCCCCATCCTCAGCCACAGGcatgggaagcagcaggactCCCGGGGCTGGGACTCCACTGAGGGTTGTGCCATTGCTCACAGaagcccagcctggtgctcaACATCCCCACCAGCACACCAAGGGCTaaatcctgctctcctgggactCGGAGGGCAGCTGGACCTCCAGACTGACAACCCTTCTTGGGACCATGCCAGCCCAGCACTCAGCACCCTCATGGGCCAAATCCTACCATCCTCAGGCTCACAGAGAGGCTCAAACAGCTTCTCTGCCAGCAGGATGTGGGCACAGGAATTTGGGGTGACCGTGTCTGTGTTTGGTCTAAGACAGACAGGCACAGTGCAAGTGCAAGCCCTggcaggggatgctgctgcctcctgtgtCCCCAAACTGGGACGTGTTGGAAGCAGCGCTGCAACTCCCTCCCAGCCATCACAGGGGTGTGACAGGCGTGCTGAGCCCCAGTGTGCCCAtctgtccctccctgccacgCTGTGTGTGTCCACAGGCACAGAGGGCTCTATCGGGATATGTTCCATGTGTGTTCTTAAATCGCTGCCCAGCcgctggcagctctgcttttgggGTTTGCCGCGGTCCGaactccctgtccctgccctgagcgTGAGCAGGGGGAGGCCGGGGCTGGCCGCGGGGTGTCGAGGCTGCGGGGGCTGCACAGACCCTTCAGGACGGGAGCGCTGGGTGTCAGCATCGAGCCAGCCCCAGAGCCGGCACAAAGCTGCCGGAGCAGCTCCTCCGATCGCTTCATGACAAATAAACGGATTAAACCCCCGGCATCGCTCCTCCGTCCCTGTTTCACCCATTCCCACGAGCTGCTGCCGGAGGGGGTGGGGGATGCTGGCCTTGGCCGCAGTGCAATCCCGcattccccagctctgcagttgGGTCTCTGTGGGGGgacaccctgccctggcctcccagctctggggtgctggaaaaagattttatttcaagtttttgTTTAAAGTACCATCAGCATGGTTCATTGCCTGAGCCAGTGCTGGGGCAAGCGGCAATTGTGACACTGGGACTGCCATTCCACAGGATTGGGAACcaccagggtttttttctggctgttgGAGAAAATCCCCCTCTGCTGAGGTGCTTGGGCATCCCCTTGGCAGCCTGTCCCCACCACCGGGATTGTCTCCTCCTGGGGCACACAGCCTAGATCCTATCCCAGTACGTGGGCTGCCAGACGTGGTGACCCCCAGTTCTGGTTGGAGTCTGACACCCccagcctgggatctgggcaggctgagccccccacACAGTCTGGCCgtgtcctgccagctctgcctgagaCACAGCCCTCGTCCTGCTCCCCACGGGCTCATCCCACGGCCAGAGCAGCAAAATCCAGGCCTGGCTCCCGCTGGCATCATAAATAGCTGGGCTTGGGGAAGGAGCTGCGCTGCCTGGGGTGGGGGTGCCTGGGTGTGGTGAAGCCCAGCGGGTGCTGGTCGGGGGGACCCGCTGGGTGCGGACTGGCGGGTGGGAGGGCTCGGTGCTGCCGCGGCGCTGTCCACCCCGGGACGCGCAGTGAGTTTTTGAGTTTTGCAGAGAGCGGCCGGGGGAGGGACGGGGCTGCGTGTCcgactctgtgtgtgtgtgtgtttgtgtgtgagtGAGAGAGACATTTATAGATCACGTGTGAAACTTGATCTCCCCGCAGCGGactcagaggaaagaaaaaagatagaagtattgtttttaaacagattttccctttgtttttcttttttcctttttttttttcctcccctctccccctgcgAGGGCTGGCGATAAAAGGCCGGGGCGGCCAGCGCCGCCTCAGAGGGAGGAAATGCCGAAATCGCCGCGGTTGGACGCGGCGGCGAGCGCCCACTGAGCCATCCTGGCACGGAGCGCGCAGCCGGAGCATCCCCGGACCCCGCGCCATGCGGGCGCTCAGCCTCGGCCTGGTggccctgagctgtgccacGGTGGCTCTGTGCGCTGCCGGAGCCCAGCGCCGGCGCTACCACCGCGTGCAGCACGGCCAATGCAGCTACACCTTCGTGCTGCCCGAGGCCGAGCCCgtgccctgccccgccgcccccgggccgCCCAAGGCGCTGCTGCAGCGGGACTCGCCCGCCGGCGCTGCCGGGCTCGGGGCTGCGCAGCGCCTGCGGCAGCTCGAGAGGATCCTGGAGAACAGCACGCAGTGGCTGCGGAAGGTAGggtgtgggatgtgggatggggGGATGTGTGCGGGGACAAGCAGCACAGTGGTGTGGGCAGGGTCTGTGTCCAGCACCCTATCATGCAGCATCCCCGTGGCACAGCTGTGGGCATTGTGCCCACCTGAGCATCCAGgtcagcttttctctgcaggTGTGCTGCTGGTGTCAGGTGCTGTCTGCACGGAGGGGATGCGTGCTGCGGgttctgcaggggctgcagctcatGCAGATCACTCACCCAGATCACTTCCCATCGAGGCTGTATTCCCTGTCCATCCTTGCCATAGGCTCCTCATGGGGTCCTGGCTGGGTTAGCTGTGCCAAGCATTCCTTGGGGATCAGCATTCCAAGTTCTGGGCAAGGAGACTGGGAAGGGGTTTGGCTAGTGGTGGGGCAAGGGTCCCAAGGGCAGGGGCCACCAAAATCTCTGCAGCTTCATAATTTTCCTTCTTACAGGCTTTGCAAAAGCTCCCAGCACTTGGTGAGACTGTGTGggacccacagctcctgggtgGCCTATGAGTGGTGCAcagtgggagcagtggggtGCCACACCAGAGGGGCTATGTACCCACAGGGttgccacccccagcccccgcTGGCTCGCCCCATCCCTAATGCCTGAGGCAGGAAGCAGCATTTCCTTCCTGGAGCCCCCTCCAGCTGAGGGCGGCTGCCTGCGTCAGACCCAGGAATAGCTCATCCCAAGGGACACATCCCTGGGGGGCCCTCAACCCCACAGCCCGTGCCAGGAACACTGGGTACCTGCACTGATAAGAGGAGAAGCAGCTTGTCCCCAGCTGTCACtgacccagcagtgccacatgCATGTCCTGTGTTGTCCCAGCAGGCTGCGATGGGACCTGTGTGCCTCTGCACTCCCATTTCCTGGGTGATGtccctgtgctgagcccctgcagcactCAGGGATCAGAATGGGGCCAACGCAATGAGTGGGGGTCCAGGGATGGCCTGTGCCAGCCACGCTGCTTGGGTAGCCACCATGGCTGTGGGGgacagtgcaggcagcagggacgTGCAGGATGTTGTTCCTTGTCCCCTCAGCCATCCTAGAGAACAAATTCCTCAAGAGCTGGGAAAACACTGAACCGTGGCTCTGCTGGAAGCCAGCCCAGAGTGTTGCAGAGGGGTCAGCAGGGCCAGTGACAACCTGGCTGGTGGCACTGACTCTCTGTCACTGTGGAACCTGCTGGGTCTGCTGGGTGCACACAAGTCCTGGGGTCCTTGTGGCCTGTGGTCCCTGTGCCCTCAGCTCTGTTCCTTGGTGTCCCTATGCTCTGGTGTCTTtgtgccctgtgtccccaggccagCTCTGAGCTTCCCCTGGGATGAGGGCAGCCTTTGTATGGCCAAGCaaggcaggggagcagggtCCCACCACAGGTGCACATGGCCCTGTCCAGAGGAGACAGCCACAGGCAAAGTGGGACTGCACatctgggcagctgtgggcagcagtgCCCCTCACCAGAACCCCAAGGAGCACAAGGCAGTGGAGCACTGGGCAGCCAGtaccccatcccatcccaccccatcccaccccatcctgTAGCATGGCTCTCTCCTTTTAGAGGCAGCTTGCAGctatgtttttttctgttgttcctCAGCTTCCCAAATTTCTGTAGAGCTGCCCAATAACGCTTGTTTTGGTCAGACTCCAGCCCTGAACAAACAAACGAGGGCTCAAAAGAGGCACTGGGTTCAGGGACAGATCGTAAACAACATTGCATCCCtgtctgctctgccctggcatgGGGAGTCCTGCAGGGTGTTGAGAAATTGGGAGGTCTCCTGATACCCAAGAGAGTTCCCCAGGCCCCCTCAGCATCTCCAGCACCAGCCTCCCCCAGGACCCCCATCCATGGCACTGGGGGGCTGGGCCACCCTCCCACTCAGGAGCCCTTGGTGGGTGGGGCAGGACGAGGACCCGGCACACAAGGACACATCGGCTGCTTCTATCTCAGGAGGAATTAATTTTAGTTCAAACACAAACAACTGATGGTGCCGCTGGGTCTAGGGGGGGGCTTGGGGTGGGATTGGGTCTCCAACGGGGCAGTGGCATTTTGGCAGCTCTGAGGTGCCTGAAGGGCTGATGCTGCTCACCCTGGGATGTGTGCAGCAGTGTGGAGAGCAGGTGAAGGGTTTTCCACCCACCTGTGACTCAAGGATTCCCAGGCTGGTGCTTGTGAAATGTTTAGAAATGCCAGGTCAGGACAAGAACTGGGACATAGGGGAGGGATGTGGTTGCAAGAAGGCAGCACAGGATGATCCAGCTGTGGGCAGTGGGATCCCAGTTGGGGACAGCGAGTGGCTGAGTTTCCTCCTGCTCCACGGTGATGTTTTGGGGTCACCAAAACAGCACTACAGCTTTTCCCCCAGCGGCTCTGCCCTTATGGTGGAGAAATGAATCTCTGAGACCAGGAGGGCCCAGCTCACAACAGCACCCGTGAGATGAAGGAGAGGGGATCCCAGATTCCCTGTCCTTGGCACAGAGCCTGTCCCACTTGTGTCCCCTATGCCAGACATGCCTGGGGACACTGTGCACCactccagctcccagggagctgctggggccaggATCCAGGGCTCCATCTCCAGGGCTCTCAGCCTTCCCCATGCCAGCTTGACCTTTTCCATGGGTATGTTCTGCCCCCAGCTCACAGatatgtttgtttaaaaaaaaaaaaagtgaaaagcaagattgagagggagaaaaggcCTCCCCAAGCCCTGTGAAGCAACAAGATTAACGACGTGGTTAAAGGGAAACTCTCCAGCAATCCCTCAGCTCAGGGAAATGTTTTCCAGACGCGGCTCTCCGACCTTTCCCTGCTTCCTCCCTGAGAGCATGTTCCTGCGAGGGAAAATCCCCAGGGAAACGGGTGCAGACAATGCTGGCTGAGATGGTCAGCCCTGGGACCTTCCTGCCCCGAGACCCTCCTGCCCCACATGGATGCTCACCGTGGGGCGATGGTTTTGCCACCGCCTGGTGCGGAGGAGGAGGGAACAGTGAGATTTCATCATGCCAAACAagtgcagagccctgtgccctggccCGCTGCAATCCCCACTCCCACGCTGAGTATCCCaacactgctgcctgcaggatgCCTGAACATCCTGGTGTTTCATAATGCCAAACaatccagcactgctgcctgcctgccacAGCGCCAAGCGTCCCAGCACCACTGCATTCCACCGTGGTGCAGAACATCCTGGCACCActgcccagagagcagcaccCCAACCCTGCTGATTCTGGTCCACAACCCCACAAGATGCAGGGGGATgtggggctctgcctgcacaactggggagctcaggcagggagcaggatctgtgggatgcagggaacTGGGCAGCCCCCGTCCCTCCTGCTCTCAGGGGCTGCTTTCCCAGCGTGGGCGGCAGCGTGGCCCCTTCCGCTCCCTGTGGCCCCCGCCGAGGGACCGTGCCCCCACCGAGGCCATCgccctggggaggggctgaATGGGAACCTCATGGCGGGGCTGCCAGAAATAGCAAAGCCTTTGGGAAAGGCGGCTCCCCCGCGGGCTGGGAAAGCGGAAGCGTCATCTCAGCTGTGtctgagctgtgtttgcagccaGCTTCTTCCCAGCCCCGAGCACTTCCACGTGGTGGAGCAGCACCGGGTGCTGGACACCCACCTTCCCCGGCTGATGGTGTCCCCTCACCCTCCATATCCTGGGAAAGCAGTGGTTGGGGGCTGGCAGCTGATGCTGATGCCAGTGCCAGCCACTCCCTGCCTGGCCACCCTGGCTGGGCATCAGCCCCAGCCTGCCGGgacacctgggcacacagaaGCCTGTGCCAGGCCCCAGCTGGTACCACAGCCCAGGAATCTTGGCAGCCGGTTCCTGAGGAGCCtcccctgcagagctcagctctctcTGTCCTCTGATAAGATTCCAAGGGCCCTGAGGTGGGTCAAGCCTTGTGGAGAcgcagggctgtgcctggggctgtgcccagtggTGCCAGGCTCAGCTGGGATGCTGAGACAGGACCCGAAGAGGTGCCCGAATGGTCCCCTGcatcctcccttccctgcacagctggagagCTACATCCAGAGCAGCGTGAAGCCGGAGATGGCGGAGCTGCAGCAGACTGCCGTGCGGAACCAGACCGCCACCATGCTGGAGATCGGCAGCTCCCTCCTCAACCGCAGCGCCGAGCAGAGCCGCAAGCTCACCGACGTGGAGGCCCAGGTATGGCACAAGTCCCCACGTCCCCACCACCCCGAGACTGGGTGGGTGGCATGGTTTGTCTGCAGATAACAGCGATTCCCTGAGGTGACACAGGGTTTAAGGCACCAGGGGCAGAGGTagcagggctgtgtgccagAGACTGGCCAGCCCAGTGACACCACGGGTGTGGTGTGGCTCTGGCTGCTGAGGCAAAGactcccctctgctcctgaggCAGGTGCTGAATCAGACGTGGCGCATCGAgatgcagctccaggagaattCCCTGTCCACCTCCaagctggagaagcagctgctgctgcagaccaaTGAGATCCACAAGCTGCAGAACAGAAACAAGtaggggctggggcagctcagggacccccacagcccctggacCCCAAAGGGAGGCTGGTCTCTCCCACCTCACACTGCACTTTGAGGGGGCTGTGGTCCGTAGGGGgttgcacagccccagcacagctacTGGGCTTTGGGTTCCCCTGGCTGGGCACATCCCAGAAGTGAGGGTACAACTCAGGGGGTGcagcaggggatggggacagcgaTGAGTCCCTGCAGACACACTGGGACCGCTCTGCCACCCCATCACCGCTGCATCCCACTCCCAGCATCCTGGAGGTGCGGGTGCTGGAGATGGAAACGAAGCAGCAGGCGGAGCTGGCGGGGGCCCACTCAGagaaggagaagctgcagcggctgctgagCCGGCAGAGCGGCACCATCGAGGAGATGGAAAAGACGCTGCTGGCTGCCAGTGCCAACACCAGCCTGCTCCAgcgccagcagctccagctcatccAGTCTGTCCAGAGCCTGGTGCGCCTCGTCTCCCAGGGCAGAGGTGAGCAGGGTGTGCGGGCACAGTGGAGGGCAGTGGGAAAGCTCCTCATCCTCTCAGGAGCGTGCCAGGGTGCCCCTGTGGCCTGCTCAGCTTTGAGTGACTTCACCTCAAAAATCATAGACTCATTCAATCAtaaatggcttgggttggaagagatcttaaagCTCACCTCATTCcaacaccctgccatgggcaggagcaccttccactagaaAAGTATCCACTCATTGCAACCAAGGAGCAGCTTGGAGCCCCAAGGGGTGGGTCCATAGCCTGATGCCATTCCCAGCCATGGCAAACCCCCAGGGgtcaggctggcagcagccctggtggCACAGCTGCCTTGCCCAGCCCTCAGTAAAtggcacagaaggaaaaaaataacccctGAGCACAAAGGAAtctaaagagagagagaagagcagcAAAATCAGGCAGACTACAGAGCCATCAGGGTTTCTGCCTTcccactgtcc contains:
- the ANGPT4 gene encoding angiopoietin-4, which translates into the protein MRALSLGLVALSCATVALCAAGAQRRRYHRVQHGQCSYTFVLPEAEPVPCPAAPGPPKALLQRDSPAGAAGLGAAQRLRQLERILENSTQWLRKLESYIQSSVKPEMAELQQTAVRNQTATMLEIGSSLLNRSAEQSRKLTDVEAQVLNQTWRIEMQLQENSLSTSKLEKQLLLQTNEIHKLQNRNNILEVRVLEMETKQQAELAGAHSEKEKLQRLLSRQSGTIEEMEKTLLAASANTSLLQRQQLQLIQSVQSLVRLVSQGRAVSPEQEQQFQDCAEVRRAGIQASGIYTLHIANLSEPKKAYCDMETDRGGWTIIQLRANGSLSFQRSWREYKQGFGDASGEYWLGNEAVHLLTSRVPYALRVELQDWEGGQVYAHYGKFQLGSERQFYRLSLQDYSGTAGQQSGLALQGTQFSTRDADNDNCLCKCAQMLSGGWWFDACGLSNLNGIYYPARNNVRKLNGIRWHHFQGPSYSLRGTRMMIRPSGF